A stretch of DNA from Streptomyces venezuelae:
CCATGGCCTGCCAGTGTTTGTTGGCCGCGCGCTGCTCGGCGAGGGTGGCGCCGAGCCGGAGCCGGGCCTCCTCGGCGAGGTCCGGCTGGAAGTCGGCCATCCGGCGCAGGAGGACCAGCTGAAAGGCGGTGGCGTCGAATCTCACACAGGATCCTTACGTTCTCGGGATACGGATGTTGCGGTAGACGGCATAGCCTGCGGGCGCCATGGACTACTGCCACGCCTGTCGCAGGTACCTCAACGGCGCACTCGCGTGCGCCGGATGCGGGACGCCGGCCGAATACCTGACCGCCGCGCCGTCAGCCGCCGCGCCCGGGGCCACGCCCGTGCCCATGCCCGCGCCGGTGGACCCGTATGCGGCAGGCCCGGGAGCGAGTCCGTACGCCTCCTCCAACGCTCCGTACGCCACCAACGCTCCGTACGCCGCCGATGCCCCGTACGCCGGGTACGCGCCGGACGTGCCGGCCGCCCCGCAGGCGCCCGGCGGCACCCCGCCGGATGCGGACGAGCCGCCGCCCGGCGAGCTCGCGATCGTGCTCGGCGGGCCCTACCAGGGCAACGGGCGGGCCCGCGGCCAGGCACGCCGCCGGGCCCTGCACCGCCGTCGCCGCCGGACCCTGCTCACCATCGCGCTGGGCATGGCGATCGCCGCGGGCGGCTCGCTGGCGCTGGCCCGGCTCACGGCTGACGGCGAGCACCGGGACCGGGCCTCCACGGTGCTCCTGCAGGACGACATGGAGCAGCCGGACCAGCCGGCGCCGCAGGGCTCGGTGGCGGCGCCGACCGTGGCGCCCTCGCTGGGGAAGGCCCCGAAGGCCTCGGCCAAGCCCGGCAAGTCCGCTGCGGTGTCCCCGACGGCGGAGGCCGAGGGCGAACCGGGCCCGACGCGTGCGGCCCAGTCCGGGGTGCCGGGGCCGGAGCTGCCGGAGCCGTCCGACGAGGCGAGCGAATCGGGGACGGCCGAGCCGACCGGGTCGCAGAGCACGGGGGCTTCGCCGAGCGGCTCCGGCAAGCCGGGCAAGCCCAAACCGGGCGGCAGCAAGACGCACACGCCCAAGCCGCCGGCCCCGCCGGAACCCGAGCCGGAGCCCGAGCCCGCGCCGGAGGAGACGTGCTTCCTCTTCTTCTGCTGGTAACCCAGGAGGGGTGAGCCCCGGGCTCAGTCCAGCATGCGCCGGAGCAGGTCCCGCAGGACCGCCCGCTCGGCCGTGGACAACCCGGCGAGCGGCTCCCGCGCGAAGTCGAGCGCATCGCGCAGCTGCTCGGCGGTGGCCAGGCCCTCCTCGGTGGGGGCGGCCAGTTTCACCCGGCGGTCGGCCGGGTCCGGCCTGCGTTCGACCAGGCCCCGGCTCTCCAGCCGGTCCACGATGCCGGTCACGTTCGACGGCTCGCACCTGAGCTTGTCCGCGAGGCGTCGCATCGGCAGCGGTTCCAGGGACAGCAGGCCGAGGAGTTTGGCCTGCGCTCCGGTGAGCTGGAAGCGGGCAGCCGCGTGCTCGTACTCCTCGTGGTACCGGGCGACGACGGCGGCGATGAGGTCCACGACTTCGAGGGTGACGGGGTCGATGCGGCTCTGGGGCATGGGACCAGCCTACCCATTTACTTGACAACATGAAATATCCAGGAGCATGGTTGTTTCACCACCTGAAGTAATTTCTTCGATCGGGAGCCCTCATGTCCGACCTTTCCGCGATTCCTGCCGTCAGCCGCGAGTGGCACCTGGTCGCCCGCCCGCAGGGCTGGCCGACCGCCGCCGACTTCGCCCTGCGCGAGGTACCGGTCGCCGCCCCCGCGCCCGGCCACATCCTGGTGCGCAACCTCCACATGTCCGTCGACCCCTACATGCGCGGCCGGATGAACGACGTGAAGTCGTACATCCCGCCCTTCGAGCTGGACCGCCCGATGGACGGCGGCGCGGTCGGCGAGGTCATCGCCTCCGCCGCCGAGGGCTTCGAGGTGGGCGACCATGTGCTGCACGGCCTGGGCTGGCGCGAGTACGCCGATGTGGAGGCGGGACAGGCCACCAAGGTGGACGGCTCCCTCGCGCCCCTCTCGGCGTACCTCGGCGTCCTGGGCATGCCGGGCATGACCGCGTATGCCGGCCTCTTCGAGACGGCCTCCTTCAAGGAGGGCGACGCGGTGTTCGTGTCCGGCGCGGCGGGCGCGGTCGGCAGCCTCGTCGGCCAGTTCGCGAAGATCAAGGGCGCCTCGCGGGTCATCGGCTCGGCCGGCTCGGACGAGAAGGTGAAGCTGCTCACCGAGAAGTACGGCTTCGACGCCGCCTTCAACTACAAGGCCGCGCCCGTGGCCGAGCAGCTGAAGGGCGCGGCCCCCGAGGGCATCGACGTCTACTTCGACAACGTCGGTGGTGACCACCTCGAGGCCGCCATCTCCTCCCTCAAGGTGCACGGCCGGGCCACCCTCTGCGGTGCGATCGCCCAGTACAACGACACCGAGCCGGCCCCCGGCCCGCGCAACCTGGTCGCCGTCATCGGCAAGCGGCTGCGGCTCCAGGGCATCCTGGTCAACGACCACTGGGGGCTGAAGGACCAGTTCGTCAAGGACGTGGCCGGCTGGCTGCGCTCCGGCGAGCTCCGGTACGACGAGACGGTCGTCGAGGGCATCGAGAACGGGGTCGACGCCTTCCTCGGAATGCTGCGCGGCGAGAACACCGGAAAGATGATCGTTTCTTTCACCGGATAGGCTCTCCTCACACCGCCACGACCCGTGGGCGCGAGTCGCGGCGCACATCAGGAGGATTTCCTTACATGTCCATCCAGCAGTCCGACGTGCTGTACACCGCTGTCGCCACCGCCGAGAACGGCCGTGACGGCCGCGTCGCCTCCAACGACGGTCAGCTCGAGGTCGTCGTGAACCCGCCGAAGGAGATGGGCGGCAGCGGCGCCGGCACCAACCCGGAGCAGCTGTTCGCCGCCGGTTACAGCGCCTGCTTCCAGGGTGCGCTCGGCGTCGTCGCCCGCAACGAGAACGCCGACATCACCGGCGCCACCGTGACCGCCGAGGTCGGCATCGGCAAGAACGACGACGGCTTCGGCATCATCGTCAAGATCGTCGCCTCCATTCCGACCGTGGACCAGGAGCGCGCGAAGGACCTCGTCGAGAAGGCCCACCAGGTGTGCCCCTACTCCAAGGCCACCCGCGGCAACATCACCGTCGAGCTCGCCGTCGCCTGACGCCTGACGCCGGCATCTGCGTGACCGGAGGCCGCACCCCCCGCCGGGGGGTGCGGCCTCCGCCGTAAGCTGCCACCATGCGTGATTTCGGTGGGGGATTCGGCTATCTGCTGGCCGGACAGAAGTGGGTGTTCCGGCACGGCCGGTGGTTCGGATTCGGGCTGCTGCCCGGACTGGTGGCATTCGTCCTGTATGCGGCGGCGCTGACCGCACTCGGCTTCGGTGCCGATGACGTGGTCGGCTGGGCCACCCCGTTCGCGGACGACTGGTCCTCCCCGTGGGACGGCCTCTTCCGCGGGTTCCTGACCGCCCTGCTGTTCAGCCTCGGCCTGTTCCTCGCGGTGATCACCTTCACCGCCGTGACCCTGCTGATCGGCGAGCCGTTCTACGAGTCCTTGTCCGAGCAGGTCGAGCGCAGCGAGGGCGGTACCGTCCCGGAATCGGGCCGCTCCCTGGCCCAGGAGCTCTGGATCTCGCTCCGGGACAGCCTGCGGGTGCTCGGCCGGGTGCTGCTCTACGGCATCCTGCTCTTCGCCCTCGGCTTCATCCCCCTCATCGGCCAGACCGTGATCCCGGTGATCGGCTTCTGCGTCTCCGGCTTCTTCCTCACCCTCGAACTCACCGCCGTGGCCCTCCAGCGCCGGGACATAGACCTGGACCGGAGACTCGCCCTGCTGCGCGCCCGCCGCGGGCTGGCCCTCGGCTTCGGGGTCCCGCTGGTGCTGGCCTTCCTGGTCCCGCTGGTCGCGGTCTTCCTGATGCCGGGCGCGGTGGCGGGCGCCACCCTGCTGGCGCGGGACCTGCTGCCCGAGGAGCCGGAGACCGGCTCTGCCACCGAGTCCGGGGACGGCGCGGGGGAGGCTCCCGCCCAGGCCTGGCCCGAGGCTCCCGGGCAGGGGTCCGCTGCCGCCCAGACCTGGCCGTCGGGCCAGGGCCCGGAGACCTCCCCGGGCTTCGGCCCGCCCCCGGCCTCCTTCTAGGCCCGGCCGTAGGGCTGCGCCGCCGTCAGGCTCCGTCGGCCGGGTGGCGCAGCAGTGCCACCGCGTCCGGCTCGCCGGCCGCCACCTGCCGGTCCATGAGCCGGAAGTAGGGGTCGAGCAGTTCGGAGCCGACTCCTTGCTCGGCGGCCGTGCGCAGCAGGGTCCGGTTTCCCGCGGCCTGCATCTCCAGGTTGGCGTCCTCGGAGGCCGCCCCGCCGGAGGCGACGTAGAAGGGCGCCATCGCCGCCAGCCACTCCGTGAGCAGCCCCGCGAAGCCCTCCATGTCGACCTTCTCGTCGCGGACCAGCGCATAGGCGTGCGTCATCCCGGCGAACAGGCCGCTCATGGCACTCAGCAGCGCCACATCGTGCAGGGCGGCAAATCCGGGGTCGGTGCCCACGAAGCGGGCGCCGGCCGGCACCTCCAGGGCGGCCCGGTGCGCCTCGAAGGCCTCGCGGGACCCGCTGTAGAACACGTACCCGCCGGACTCCGGAACGCCGATCATCGGCGGTACGGCCAT
This window harbors:
- a CDS encoding MarR family winged helix-turn-helix transcriptional regulator, producing the protein MPQSRIDPVTLEVVDLIAAVVARYHEEYEHAAARFQLTGAQAKLLGLLSLEPLPMRRLADKLRCEPSNVTGIVDRLESRGLVERRPDPADRRVKLAAPTEEGLATAEQLRDALDFAREPLAGLSTAERAVLRDLLRRMLD
- a CDS encoding NADP-dependent oxidoreductase; the protein is MSDLSAIPAVSREWHLVARPQGWPTAADFALREVPVAAPAPGHILVRNLHMSVDPYMRGRMNDVKSYIPPFELDRPMDGGAVGEVIASAAEGFEVGDHVLHGLGWREYADVEAGQATKVDGSLAPLSAYLGVLGMPGMTAYAGLFETASFKEGDAVFVSGAAGAVGSLVGQFAKIKGASRVIGSAGSDEKVKLLTEKYGFDAAFNYKAAPVAEQLKGAAPEGIDVYFDNVGGDHLEAAISSLKVHGRATLCGAIAQYNDTEPAPGPRNLVAVIGKRLRLQGILVNDHWGLKDQFVKDVAGWLRSGELRYDETVVEGIENGVDAFLGMLRGENTGKMIVSFTG
- a CDS encoding organic hydroperoxide resistance protein, which produces MSIQQSDVLYTAVATAENGRDGRVASNDGQLEVVVNPPKEMGGSGAGTNPEQLFAAGYSACFQGALGVVARNENADITGATVTAEVGIGKNDDGFGIIVKIVASIPTVDQERAKDLVEKAHQVCPYSKATRGNITVELAVA
- a CDS encoding EI24 domain-containing protein → MRDFGGGFGYLLAGQKWVFRHGRWFGFGLLPGLVAFVLYAAALTALGFGADDVVGWATPFADDWSSPWDGLFRGFLTALLFSLGLFLAVITFTAVTLLIGEPFYESLSEQVERSEGGTVPESGRSLAQELWISLRDSLRVLGRVLLYGILLFALGFIPLIGQTVIPVIGFCVSGFFLTLELTAVALQRRDIDLDRRLALLRARRGLALGFGVPLVLAFLVPLVAVFLMPGAVAGATLLARDLLPEEPETGSATESGDGAGEAPAQAWPEAPGQGSAAAQTWPSGQGPETSPGFGPPPASF
- a CDS encoding NAD(P)-dependent oxidoreductase; the encoded protein is MTDTTGKTRISLLGLGAMGTALARTWLAAGHPLTVWNRTAAKAAALAGEGAAVAASPAEAVAAGDLVVLCLLDDASVGQALDGVDLAGRDLVNLTTGTPAEGRSRAAWAEARGARFVDAGIMAVPPMIGVPESGGYVFYSGSREAFEAHRAALEVPAGARFVGTDPGFAALHDVALLSAMSGLFAGMTHAYALVRDEKVDMEGFAGLLTEWLAAMAPFYVASGGAASEDANLEMQAAGNRTLLRTAAEQGVGSELLDPYFRLMDRQVAAGEPDAVALLRHPADGA